Proteins found in one Sulfitobacter pontiacus genomic segment:
- a CDS encoding amino acid synthesis family protein: protein MPEVMTRKIVTSVEEIFHEGGPRANTPLKRGSVMAVIQNPYAGSYIEDIQPFMEDLKPLGVAMAQKLLAALGVEAAQIEGYGKGSIVGTGGELEHGALWHAPGGYAMRDVLGGSKAIVPSTKKVGAAGVRLDVPVTHVDASYVRSHFDSIEVGLNDSPRADEMAVILVMTTGARIHNRAGGLDAKEIEGKDGLR, encoded by the coding sequence ATGCCTGAGGTTATGACCCGCAAAATTGTCACCAGCGTCGAAGAGATTTTCCACGAAGGCGGCCCCCGCGCCAATACGCCGCTGAAACGCGGGTCGGTCATGGCTGTGATCCAAAACCCCTATGCAGGCTCTTATATCGAGGACATCCAGCCCTTTATGGAAGACCTCAAACCGCTGGGGGTCGCGATGGCGCAAAAGCTGCTGGCGGCGCTCGGGGTCGAGGCGGCACAGATCGAAGGATACGGCAAAGGCAGCATCGTCGGCACGGGCGGAGAGTTGGAGCACGGTGCGCTCTGGCACGCCCCCGGCGGCTATGCCATGCGCGACGTGCTTGGGGGGTCGAAGGCGATTGTGCCGTCGACGAAAAAGGTCGGCGCGGCGGGGGTGCGGCTGGATGTGCCTGTGACCCATGTCGATGCCTCTTATGTCCGCAGCCATTTCGATTCAATCGAGGTCGGCTTGAATGACAGCCCCCGTGCCGATGAAATGGCGGTGATCCTTGTGATGACCACAGGGGCACGTATCCACAACCGCGCGGGCGGGTTGGATGCAAAGGAAATCGAAGGAAAGGATGGCCTGAGATGA